The genomic interval TCTTTTCAGACAATCTCGAAAAAAAAGCCCATTTTTGCTTCTGTGAAATTGAATAAACTCCATATTATTGCTCCTTATCCGAAAGGAGAAGCACCTTCACAACGTTTTCGGTTTGAACAATATTTACCTTTTTTAGAGGAAAACAACTTTGAGATTCACTACCATTCATTTCACACACAAAAAAGCTGGGATAGACTTTACAAAAAGGGGCGATTCATTCAGAAATTCCTCGATCTGAACTACAATTTTCTCCGTCGTTGGATTCTCTTATTTCAACTAATTGGTGCTAAGCACATTTTCATGCACCGTGAAATGACACATCTAGGCCCGCCAGTTTTCGAATGGATCTTAGTGAAAATCATGCGCAAAAAATACGTGTATGACTTCGATGATGCCATCTGGATTCCTAATTACAGTTCTGCAAATGCGCGTTTTCAAAAACTAAAATGTTACTGGAAAGTGCATTTTCTCATCAAATGGGCCGCAAAAGTGAGTGCTGGGAATGATTTTCTCGCCACTTATGCACGTCAATTCAATTCCAATGTAGAGGTTATCCCTACAACCATCGATACACAAAACCAACATACAAAATTGGTCAATCAAGAGAAAAAACAGCCGGTTATCGGTTGGACTGGAACACATTCCACGATGCATTATCTGGATTTTGTAGTTCCAATTTTACGAAAGCTTGAACACGAGTTCGAGTTTCAATTCAAAGTAATTTCGAATAAAAAACCCAATTATGAGTTGAAATCCTTGGTTTATCAAGATTGGAAGGCAGAAACAGAAATAGAAGATTTATCAGAAATTCAAATAGGAATTATGCCTTTGGTTTTGGACGCTTGGTCGGAAGGGAAATGTGGATTCAAAGCCTTGCAATACATGGCCCTCGGAATGGCATCAATTGTTTCACCAGTTGGCGTAAATACGAAAATAATTCAACACGAAAAAAATGGCTTTATTGCAGAAACCACCCAAGAATGGGAACAAGCAATACGTGTTTTATTGGAGAACGAGAAGCTTAGAAAAGAATTTGGCAAATATGCAACGCAATCCATTCAGCAGCTTTGGAGTGTCGATGTTTGGAAAGAAAACTACTTGAAATTGGTTCAATAAGCCATTCATTAATCCATTTTAATCAGGTACCTTTGAAGTTGTTTTTTTTCAAAGTTCAAAAAGAGTAAAAAGTTCAACGCGTTCAAAAAATGCTGGTCTTTAACCCGATTTTCGGCTTTTGCATGTTAATTTTCAATTTATGTCTCTCCTTCATTCAGACCAAACATTCAGCAAACTCAATCCCATTCAATATTCACTCGAATCTGGTGATTACGAAAACTGTATTTTCAAGCATTGTGACTTTTCAAGTGTCAATTTTTCCAAATTCAAGTTCATTGATTGTGAATTTCAGGAATGCAACTTCAGTTTGGCTTTAATTTCCAACACTTCTTTTCAAGATGTACACTTTACGGATTGCAAAATGCTAGGTTTACGCTTCGATAATGCAAATCAATTTGGACTATCACTTCATTTTGAGAATTGCACTTTGAACCATTCTTCGTTCTATCAATGCAAACTTCCTAAAATCAAATTTATTGGCTCGCAATTGCAAGAAGTCGATTTTACGGAATCGGATCTAAGCGATGGTTTATTTGATACCTGTGATTTGATGCATGCGGTCTTTCATCAAACAAATTTGGAGAAAACAGATTTCAGAACTGCGCTTCATTTTCAAATTGATCCAGAAAAGAACAAAATCAAAAAGGCAAAATTTTCAGTAAACGGTTTAGTTGGACTGTTAAACAAATATCAAATCCAAATTGATTGATTTAGAAACAAAAAAAGGTGTCCCATTGAACACCTTTCACTTTTTTACTAGAATTTCTGTTTACGAACCACATCCAACGCATTCGATGTAGCTATCCATTGGACGAACTCCTTCTACTTGCATTTTAAGGTTGTGAATTTTGTCTTTGATGTCCATATCTGCAAACATGTCACCCGTCAACTGTGCTTCTAGCACTGTGATTTCTTCTTGTAATTTTTGTGTGTTTTCCATTTTTTGAAGGGTTTTAAATGATACTCTAAAATTAAGGATTAAGGCATTTCAATAAACACGGAGCTTTCCAGATTTATGAAAAGAGTTTTGAACAGGCTTTCGTCAGATATTAGGACTTCCTGATTTTAAGATTATAAGACTTTTATTTTGTTAGATTTTCCAGTCTTAATGTCTTAAAATCCGAATATCTTAAAGTCTTTTTCATATCTTTACTAGTTACTCAAAAATGACTAAACGCAAGAAAAAAACATGTGTGGAATAGCAGGATTTATTGACTTCCAAGGAGCTTCTTCAGAACAAGATTTGGAAGATATGACGCATGCTTTGGAGCATCGTGGACCTGATGGATTTGGCACATTTATTCAAGTTGGTTCCAACTACAAAATTGGACTTGGGCACAGACGACTTTCTATTCTCGAACTTTCCGAATTGGGGAAACAACCCATGACATGGAATCAATTAACCATTGTTTTTAATGGTGAAATCTACAATTTCAAAGAAATCAAAAGTGATCTTGAAAAATTAGGCCATTCCTTTTTGGCTGAATCAGATACCGAAATGATTCTGCATGCTTACAGCGAATGGGGCGAAAAATGCTTGGATCGATTCATCGGGATGTTTTCATTTGTAGTGTATGATTCAAAATCAGAAGAAATATTCATTGCACGAGATCGAGCTGGAGTAAAACCGTTATTTATCTATCAAAAAAATGGTTTATTTCTTTTTGCCTCGGAGTTAAAGGCCTTTCATAAGCATCCTCAATTCGAAAAGAAAATAAACCCAAAAGCTGTTCACGCCTATTTGCAATACGGAAGTGTTCCTACTCCACATTGCATTTTTGACTATTGTTCGAAATTGGAACCTGGACACTTCATCAAAACTTCTTTGAATAATTTCAAAAGCGAACCAACGCAATATTGGAATGTGTATAATTATTACAACAAACCAAAACTTGCCGTTTCAATTGAAGAAGCTAAGCTGAAAGCTGAAAACCTTTTAAAATCAGCTTGTGAATACCGCATGGTTTCCGATGTTCCTGTGGGTGTTTTTCTAAGTGGCGGATATGACAGTGCTTGTGTCACTGCCCTTTTACAAAAAGATCGAACAGAGGCTTTACGCACTTTTACCATTTCAGTTCCCGATATTGGGTTAAATGAAGCTCCTTTCGCTAAAGAAGTTGCGGAAAGATTGCAAACAAATCACACAGAAACGGAATGTACTGCAAGAGAAGCAATCGATTTAATTGCAGAACTCCCCTATTTTTATGATGAACCTTTTGCCGATTCAAGTGCAATTCCAACAACATTGGTTTCAAAAATTGCCAAACAACATGTAACCGTTGCGCTAAGTGCTGATGGCGGTGATGAAGTATTTGCAGGATACAATCGCTATGAAATGATCTTGAAATACGGTGAAAAATTGAATAAAATTCCTTCTTTCGCTCGAAAAGGTTTGGCAAGTGTGATGGAACTTGTTTCTGCAGATTCAATTCCTGTTCTCAAAAACAAATACAATTTTGCTCAACGCTACGAAAAAACGAAGTCAATTCTTCGCGATACAAGCGATCAAAACATCATGCTTAGCGTAAGCCAATTATTCACAGAACAGCAAATCAACAAAATCTCTACTCAAAAATTTGAAACACTTCAAACTTATTTCGATAGTCAAGAATTAACCAATCACAGTCCGCTGGCTTTTGCACAAGCAATGGATTATCAAACCTATTTATTGGATGATATTCTTCAAAAAGTGGATCGCGCATCGATGTCTGTCAGTTTAGAAAGCAGAGAGCCTTTACTCGACCACCGTTTGATCGAATACGTTGCTCAATTACCCGATGATTATAAAATTAGAAATGGTTCCAAAAAATGGCTATTGAAAGAAATCGTTCATCAATACATTCCGCAATCGATGATGGACAGACCCAAAATGGGATTTGCCATTCCGATTGAATCCTGGCTCAAAAATGAGCTCCGAGATCTACTTGAAACCTATTTATCTGAAAAAAAAGTAGCTGAAACCGGACTTTTTAATTGGGGAGAAATCTCACGATTGAAACACTCTTTTTTGGAAGGACGAAAAGAATACGGTGTAAAAATTTGGTACTTGCTTTCATACCTCATGTGGTTTGAACGTTGGGGGAAATAACAATTGGATATTAAGACTTTAAGACTGAAAATCTGGAGTATAATATCCAAAATTCTAGAGTCCTTGTATCTAAAAAAGAAATTATGGAAAATACTACAGTTGAAACAATGATGGATTTTGATGTCCCTGCTCGCGACTTGTGGGAAGCTATCACGAATCCGTCACACTTTAAAAAATGGTACTTTCACATTCCTCACTTTACCACAACCGTTGGTGAGAGCTTTGATTTTTATGAATCAGAGGCTCGGAAGTATTTACACCACTGCACCGTGTTGGAATTTGAAAAAGGAAAGAAATTTGTTCATGCTTGGGAACATCCGAATCAATCCAAAGGGTCATCTATTCTAACGTGGATCGTTGAACCTATTGATGAACTACATTCACGATTGATTTTGCGACATGAAGGCTTGGATTCATTTTCAGATGCGGGTTCAAATTTTACTCCTGAAAGTTATCAAATGGGCTGGGATGCAATTATAAAAACGTCTCTTCGAAATTACCTGTATCTGATTGAAAAACTTCATTTCTCGATTAATATCAACGCAACAAAAGAACGTGTTTGGGAAATACTGTGGGATGAGGAAAGTTATAAAATTTGGACGAAACCTTTTGGTGAAGGATTATCTTATAACGGTGATTTAAAACAAAATGGACGTATTCATTTTTTGTCAACTGATAGAACTGGAATGTATAGCGATGTGGTTTTCTTCAAAGAAAATGAACTGGTTGTTTTCAAGCACATTGGAGAAATTAGTAATTTTCAGGAACAAGAACTCAACGAATCAAGTAAACACTGGACAGGTTGCTTTGAGATTTATCGTCTGAT from Fluviicola taffensis DSM 16823 carries:
- a CDS encoding SRPBCC family protein produces the protein MENTTVETMMDFDVPARDLWEAITNPSHFKKWYFHIPHFTTTVGESFDFYESEARKYLHHCTVLEFEKGKKFVHAWEHPNQSKGSSILTWIVEPIDELHSRLILRHEGLDSFSDAGSNFTPESYQMGWDAIIKTSLRNYLYLIEKLHFSININATKERVWEILWDEESYKIWTKPFGEGLSYNGDLKQNGRIHFLSTDRTGMYSDVVFFKENELVVFKHIGEISNFQEQELNESSKHWTGCFEIYRLMEINATMTELEVEIDVTNDHIEYMKKKFPLGLEKVKELSEQ
- a CDS encoding glycosyltransferase family 4 protein, giving the protein MKLNKLHIIAPYPKGEAPSQRFRFEQYLPFLEENNFEIHYHSFHTQKSWDRLYKKGRFIQKFLDLNYNFLRRWILLFQLIGAKHIFMHREMTHLGPPVFEWILVKIMRKKYVYDFDDAIWIPNYSSANARFQKLKCYWKVHFLIKWAAKVSAGNDFLATYARQFNSNVEVIPTTIDTQNQHTKLVNQEKKQPVIGWTGTHSTMHYLDFVVPILRKLEHEFEFQFKVISNKKPNYELKSLVYQDWKAETEIEDLSEIQIGIMPLVLDAWSEGKCGFKALQYMALGMASIVSPVGVNTKIIQHEKNGFIAETTQEWEQAIRVLLENEKLRKEFGKYATQSIQQLWSVDVWKENYLKLVQ
- a CDS encoding pentapeptide repeat-containing protein, whose protein sequence is MSLLHSDQTFSKLNPIQYSLESGDYENCIFKHCDFSSVNFSKFKFIDCEFQECNFSLALISNTSFQDVHFTDCKMLGLRFDNANQFGLSLHFENCTLNHSSFYQCKLPKIKFIGSQLQEVDFTESDLSDGLFDTCDLMHAVFHQTNLEKTDFRTALHFQIDPEKNKIKKAKFSVNGLVGLLNKYQIQID
- the asnB gene encoding asparagine synthase (glutamine-hydrolyzing), whose product is MCGIAGFIDFQGASSEQDLEDMTHALEHRGPDGFGTFIQVGSNYKIGLGHRRLSILELSELGKQPMTWNQLTIVFNGEIYNFKEIKSDLEKLGHSFLAESDTEMILHAYSEWGEKCLDRFIGMFSFVVYDSKSEEIFIARDRAGVKPLFIYQKNGLFLFASELKAFHKHPQFEKKINPKAVHAYLQYGSVPTPHCIFDYCSKLEPGHFIKTSLNNFKSEPTQYWNVYNYYNKPKLAVSIEEAKLKAENLLKSACEYRMVSDVPVGVFLSGGYDSACVTALLQKDRTEALRTFTISVPDIGLNEAPFAKEVAERLQTNHTETECTAREAIDLIAELPYFYDEPFADSSAIPTTLVSKIAKQHVTVALSADGGDEVFAGYNRYEMILKYGEKLNKIPSFARKGLASVMELVSADSIPVLKNKYNFAQRYEKTKSILRDTSDQNIMLSVSQLFTEQQINKISTQKFETLQTYFDSQELTNHSPLAFAQAMDYQTYLLDDILQKVDRASMSVSLESREPLLDHRLIEYVAQLPDDYKIRNGSKKWLLKEIVHQYIPQSMMDRPKMGFAIPIESWLKNELRDLLETYLSEKKVAETGLFNWGEISRLKHSFLEGRKEYGVKIWYLLSYLMWFERWGK